Sequence from the Sphingobacteriaceae bacterium GW460-11-11-14-LB5 genome:
TATAAAATTACGGTATATATGCCCTTTATAAATGGCTTAGGATTTGCCCAGTCGATAACATAGGTGCTGTCATCGTTATTGTAGTTTATAAAAATAGAATGGCTGAACTGCATATCCTGCCCATCAGCCTCAAAATGGTTTCCCTCGTCGGCAAGTAAATTCCCTGCCGGATCGAATACCCGAAGATAAATGTTGTGATGTCCTTTTTCTGCTAACTGGTTAGGCACCACATTAAAGCGTACACTTAACTTCTCTGCAGTAGATGATTTAGTTACTTCGACTTTTTTACCGCTTGATTTGGTTCTGAAAGCAATAATTTCGGCCGATTGAAGTTTTAAGGCTGCTGCGGTTTTAACTTTTGCATTTAGATTGGAATTTTCGTTCTCTAAGTTCGATGCCTTATTGCTGATGTTTCTTAGGGTATTCTGTAAGCTATCGCGACTATTTTTCAGAAAAATATTGTCTTTCTGCAACTGAATAATCTGATCATTGTAGTTTTTTACAAATGTTTTCAGCTCATTAATCTGTGCATTGGCTTTGTCGAGTTCGCCCTGGGTAATCTGGCTTTTCTCTAAAGCCGTTTTAAGTTCTTCAATTTTTACACGGGCAAGCTTCTGTTCTTCAACAAGTTTCTCATTTAAATCGAGGTTTAAAGCATTAACCTTATCCAGCTCAACCTCAATCTTTTCTACCTCAAGCCTTAGTTTATCCTTCTCTGCACTAACAGTAACAAATCGCTCACTTTGCTGTCGGTCTTTAAAAAACAAGTAAGCATTTGTGCCAATTAAAGCTGCAATAACGATGACCAGGAAGTAAATTTTGTTTCTATCACCCTTATTAATCTTTTGTGGTTCCATTTTTAATAACGCTGTATCTTCTGTAAATTAATATACTTTTGTTGTCCATAGGTAAATGGGTGTACACAATTAATTTTAGCAGGGCGCAAATTAAAATTTTTAATAAACTTATAAGAGTTTTTAAAAAAAATCGTTTACTTGCTAATGTTCATTTGTATTCAAATCAACATAAACACACAACCTGAATAAAAAATAAGACAGAAATAATGCTTAAAAACTTCCTATACGCACTTTTATCTTTAACTGTAGTACCTTATATATTAAATGCACAACCTTTATCAAAAATTGCACCAAAAAGGGAGTTTAGAGGTGTTTGGGTGGCTACTGTTACCAATATCGACTGGCCATCGAAGCCAGGTTTAAGCATTGATCAGCAAAAGCAGGAGCTGATTGGTATTTTAGAAAGACATAAAAGCCAGGGAATGAATGCAATTATTTTGCAGGTTAGACCGGCAGCTGATGCATTTTACGCAAAATCAAGAGAGCCCTGGAGCCAATGGTTAATGGGTAAACAAGGTTTAGCACCTGCCCCCGGTTACGATCCTTTGGCCTTTGCCATTAAAGAAGCCCATTTCAGGGGAATGGAACTTCACGCCTGGTTTAATCCTTACAGGGCCAGTATGAGCAGTACGGCTGTTTTGAGTGAAAACCATGCTTATCGTAAACATCCCGATTGGTTTTTTACCTATGGTGGCAAAAAGCAGTTTGATCCGGGTATTCCAGATGTAAGAGAATATATTGTTCAGGTAATTTTAGATGTGGTAAAGGGATATGATATTGATGGTATTCACTTCGACGATTATTTTTACCCTTATAAAGTAGAAGGGCAGACCATTAACGATGGCAATACTTTTTATAAATACCCCAATAATATTTCTGACATTAAAGATTGGAGGCGCAATAATGTCGACTTGCTGATCAAACAGTTAGATGATAGTATTCACCATTATAAAAAATGGGTGAAATTTGGCATCAGCCCGTTTGGCATCTGGAAAAATAAGTATGAAGATCCGGAAGGTTCTGCTACCAGTGGTTTATCCAATTACGCAGAACTTTTTGCCGATAGCCGTAAATGGGTGAGGGAAGGCTGGGTAGATTACATCAATCCTCAGATTTATTTTACGTTTACCAGAAGAGTAGCACCTTATGGCATTTTAGTTGATTGGTGGAGCAATAACACTTTTGGCAGGCATGTTTA
This genomic interval carries:
- a CDS encoding glycoside hydrolase gives rise to the protein MLKNFLYALLSLTVVPYILNAQPLSKIAPKREFRGVWVATVTNIDWPSKPGLSIDQQKQELIGILERHKSQGMNAIILQVRPAADAFYAKSREPWSQWLMGKQGLAPAPGYDPLAFAIKEAHFRGMELHAWFNPYRASMSSTAVLSENHAYRKHPDWFFTYGGKKQFDPGIPDVREYIVQVILDVVKGYDIDGIHFDDYFYPYKVEGQTINDGNTFYKYPNNISDIKDWRRNNVDLLIKQLDDSIHHYKKWVKFGISPFGIWKNKYEDPEGSATSGLSNYAELFADSRKWVREGWVDYINPQIYFTFTRRVAPYGILVDWWSNNTFGRHVYIGQGAYLVNSRAEAAWKNLNEIPNQIRYIRNNNRIQGSVFFSSKSLSTVAKAVGDSLKNDFYKYPALPPQMPWLDEVPPNEPQALTADALKDGVHLKWQLPLKAKDGETASGFVIYRFSEGEKISILDPKNIVKISFEDYLSFIDTSVESGKRYSYLVTALDRLKNESEPSGPVGIEVPLAKE